In Paenacidovorax monticola, the genomic window ATTCTGATGCTGCCCTGGAGACGGAGCGGTTCCCACAAAAGGCGTAGGCTGATTAGGGACAGCCCAGCTGATCACTCCGGCATCCACCGCTGGGTTGGAGTATGCATTCTTATAGTTATTGCGCTGCTCATCGGTCAGCTTGGTAACCGACAGGACTCCAGCCAGCGTTTCCCCTTTCTCCACCCACTGAATGGTCTTATCAACCTGCGCCGCCATTGCATGAGTTCCCGCCCAGTACCCCAGGGCAGCAGGCAGGCACAGCAGCAATGTGGGCAAAAGAATATAAAGAAATTTCTTCATCACTCAGAACAGAGTGTATATAAAGGGCGCTATGACCGAGCCTTGTCCAAAGACGAGCAATGCCCCCAGCATCAGCAGAACCGCCAGCACAGGAATCAAGACATACCTCTTGTGCTCACGGAAAAACAAAAACAGTTCCTTCAATAGTTCCAACATCAGAATTGACGCTCCATGTGTTCGGGCTTCCTGGGAACCCTGTTGACTCGATAGGTTTTTGCTTGGCTGTCCCAGCGTTTCTGCAAGGTATCCTTGCCAAAGATTCTCATCGCCAAACCCAGCGGCGAAAAGACGACCACAAAGACAACTCCGAGAATGATTCGGGTATTGACCCATCCCAATACTTCCGCAAAACGCATCCAATATCGGTATACGCCGCTCAATGCCTGAGGCCAAACGGCCCCGGTCAGGGCAAAGGCGATCGCAATACCCCAGGGCCACGAAGGCCACCGGGCAGACCACAGCCAAGGCAGGAAAAGGCCAAAAACCAGACCAATCGCCCCCCCCATGACCAAGCCGAATTTTCGCAGCTCCTGTGTGCGCCCGTCCTGGCCGGTTTCTGCATGAGACTTCATTATTTACCTTTCAATCCAACGCCAGTGCGCCCTTGCGTTGGAATGCCTGCGCGTTCCGCTGCTCGCTCTTCTGCAGCAGCACATTACCTATGGCCAGATAATCCATGTCCGTTCCCATGAAACAACGATAGGCATCCTCAGGCGTGCACACAATGGGTTCTCCGCGGACATTGAACGACGTATTTACCAGCACCGGACATCCTGTCAAATGCTCGAATGCACTCAATAGCTGGTAGAACTCTGGATTGCTGCGCTCATTGACAGTCTGAACGCGTGCAGAATAATCCACATGGGTAACAGCGGGAATGCTGGATCGGACCTGTTGCAATTGAGCCAGGCCTTCCAGTGTCTGGTCCGGCTTGGACTTGATGTTCTCATGCACCTGGGCAACCAAGAGCATGTATGGGCTGGGAACATCCAGATGGAAGTATTGACTGACAGCCTCTTCCTTCACCGCAGGAGCGAATGGACGGAATGATTCCCGGAATTTGATCTTCAGGTTCAACTGCGACTGCATAGCGCTTGAGCGGGGATCTGCCAAGATGGATCGCGCCCCCAGTGCCCGCGGACCAAATTCCATTCTATTTTGGAACCACCCCACCACGTTCTCGTTCGCCAACAACTCAGCCACCCGCTCGCTCAGACTGGCTTGGTCCAGAATTTCGTAGGTGGCCCCCAGTTCATCCAGCGTCCTGACGACCTCGTCCTGCGCAAATCGGGGACCCAGCAAAGACCCTTGCATGTCATCTGCCCCGCTCGAAACCGGGCGATGCCGCTCCTTTTTGCGGAACTTGTGGTGGGCGGCATAGGCGGCCCCGAGTGCGCCCCCAGCATCACCGGCTGCGGGTTGAATCCATATATTCTTGAAGACCTGCTCCCGGAGCAGGCGGCCATTTGCAACACAATTGAGCGCAACACCTCCAGCCATGCATAAGGAGTCCACGCCCGTTTCCCTTTGAAGTTGCCGGGCCAGCTTGAGCACGACCTCTTCAGTCACCACTTGTATGGAGGCAGCGATGTCCATATCGCGCTGGGAGGGAATGCTCTCCGGATCGCGCGGCGGGCCTTCAAACAAATCAGAGAACTTCTGATTTGTCATGCGCAGCCCAGTGCAATAGTCAAAATAATCAAGATTCAGTCGAAACGACCCGTCATCCTTGACATCTATTAGGTTATCAAAGATACGATTGACATAGCTCGGTCGCCCATAGGGGGCCAGGCCCATCAGCTTGTATTCCCCAGAATTCACCTTAAAGCCAAGATAATAGGTGAATGCCGAGTAAAGCAATCCAAGGGAGTGAGGAAAATCGATCTGCCACAGGGGATCCAACTCGGCGCCGTTGCCCAGCCATGCAGATGTGGTAGCCCACTCCCCCACGCCATCGAGGCATAAGACTGCTGCCTTTTCATAGGGGCTTGGATAGAATGCAGAGGCTGCATGCGATTCATGATGCTCCGCAAACAATATTGGCGGTAGATCACTCTCCTTGCACCCCAGCAGGCTGGCCAGCTCCTTCTTGAGTGTCTTCTTCAGATACAGCTTCTCTTTGAGCCAGACCGGGACCGCTGCAACGAACGACTGAAATCCACGGGGGGCATAACTGAGATAGGTGTCCAACAGCCTCTCGAATTTCAAGATAGGCTTGTCATAGAATGCAATGGAATCCAGCTCGTGGACCTTGACATTCGCATCACGCAGGCAATATTCAATCGCATTCAAAGGGAATCCTGCATCATGCTTTGCTCGCGTAAAGCGTTCCTCTTGCGCCGCCGCAACAATCCGACCGGCCTGCAGCAATGCAGCAGCACTGTCATGGTAGTACGCCGAAATTCCCAATATATTCACAATATATAATTCCCAGCCGATTCAGAAATACAATCCAACCCGTTGCACAAAAGCCACTGCGGCACTCCGCCATGGCAATACCAAACATGACAAGGTCTCCCAATCACCGTCTTGCCATCCAGTCATTGAGAGCCCTTTCCTCAGACGGCCGCAAGGCAAAGAAAGCGCGATACACCCTCGCTCCGAGATGGGCCTGGCCATACTCGTTGAAATGAACCCCGCCGGCAATCATTTCGCCTGAAAAGTCATCGGTATTCACGAGTCGGATGGACTTCGCAGACCTACCCACTTTCTGCTGCGCTCGCCTCACATACTTTCTGTGGGTCCAAGCCTTGTTGTCTTGAATTCGCCCGAGGACAACAGGAAAAAACCGATCATCAGCACATCCTCTTGCCACGACTTCTCGCCGGAAGGCCTTGATGAATTTCCGCAAATTATTTTCATAGTTGCGAGCAGAAACCAGATCCAGCGCGTCCGTCTCCCCTTGCATGAAAAAGAGCCCGGCGACTCTCAGTCGAACCTCCGTCCGTTTGGAGTTGTAGGCATCGGCAATCATTGCCAACAGCTGATTGAAGAGGCGACCATCGTGAGACCAGCTATCCCGCGTTGAATGAGGGCTGAGCGCAGCATTCGAGACTGCCAGCTTTACAATATAGTGATC contains:
- a CDS encoding DUF5989 family protein; translation: MLELLKELFLFFREHKRYVLIPVLAVLLMLGALLVFGQGSVIAPFIYTLF
- a CDS encoding SxtJ family membrane protein, giving the protein MKSHAETGQDGRTQELRKFGLVMGGAIGLVFGLFLPWLWSARWPSWPWGIAIAFALTGAVWPQALSGVYRYWMRFAEVLGWVNTRIILGVVFVVVFSPLGLAMRIFGKDTLQKRWDSQAKTYRVNRVPRKPEHMERQF
- a CDS encoding carbamoyltransferase family protein, with protein sequence MNILGISAYYHDSAAALLQAGRIVAAAQEERFTRAKHDAGFPLNAIEYCLRDANVKVHELDSIAFYDKPILKFERLLDTYLSYAPRGFQSFVAAVPVWLKEKLYLKKTLKKELASLLGCKESDLPPILFAEHHESHAASAFYPSPYEKAAVLCLDGVGEWATTSAWLGNGAELDPLWQIDFPHSLGLLYSAFTYYLGFKVNSGEYKLMGLAPYGRPSYVNRIFDNLIDVKDDGSFRLNLDYFDYCTGLRMTNQKFSDLFEGPPRDPESIPSQRDMDIAASIQVVTEEVVLKLARQLQRETGVDSLCMAGGVALNCVANGRLLREQVFKNIWIQPAAGDAGGALGAAYAAHHKFRKKERHRPVSSGADDMQGSLLGPRFAQDEVVRTLDELGATYEILDQASLSERVAELLANENVVGWFQNRMEFGPRALGARSILADPRSSAMQSQLNLKIKFRESFRPFAPAVKEEAVSQYFHLDVPSPYMLLVAQVHENIKSKPDQTLEGLAQLQQVRSSIPAVTHVDYSARVQTVNERSNPEFYQLLSAFEHLTGCPVLVNTSFNVRGEPIVCTPEDAYRCFMGTDMDYLAIGNVLLQKSEQRNAQAFQRKGALALD
- a CDS encoding sialate O-acetylesterase; translation: MKELMMSREFCRTGRPDFLGYLFALWLFSLGGGGAYAQICQVRDTLPSVPVRQVYVIAGQSNAVGLASVRNYVSGSKDYVQEGTVYPNVKIYGIYGAPAGVAGNDDAEHSVHVNWRSFAGWHMARPGFGYKNFAGVPGEFPRNTRAVDLFGPEVYFSHFLNSRRPFDHYIVKLAVSNAALSPHSTRDSWSHDGRLFNQLLAMIADAYNSKRTEVRLRVAGLFFMQGETDALDLVSARNYENNLRKFIKAFRREVVARGCADDRFFPVVLGRIQDNKAWTHRKYVRRAQQKVGRSAKSIRLVNTDDFSGEMIAGGVHFNEYGQAHLGARVYRAFFALRPSEERALNDWMARR